In Penaeus chinensis breed Huanghai No. 1 chromosome 2, ASM1920278v2, whole genome shotgun sequence, the following proteins share a genomic window:
- the LOC125031449 gene encoding LOW QUALITY PROTEIN: uncharacterized protein LOC125031449 (The sequence of the model RefSeq protein was modified relative to this genomic sequence to represent the inferred CDS: deleted 2 bases in 1 codon; substituted 1 base at 1 genomic stop codon), producing MDSFLGNTRPFFQGLPASTRGYDGSTLKDQTQAPPTPTPPATPTLLPAHVHNPYPVGLTSSAPATSLPGSLTPSRPITPATPSHKPHDHAPPAPSHSVTSFLHPPSKTPASEARYLAQLEHLRQQTSAVARPTDPLHDARAFSRSYSTQPGLTIEHPLPTRSFSSQAALSSASRGISRSYSTQAPPSLEIRPTRPYSSHSAVGGDSRIPAGPYGTPSTPNSDLRAYQYSFSTPAITADPRVHVESRFLERPESRSLDSRSLEARSDPRGATRPEQWGPSYRADAKSLDRLAPSVHIAAPSASVNGSKDALYLGKKPDDIGSVRRPDESYVRRSSELLQVNGSRDPLYPNGSQSAYSSETQRDPSSERPKDSRPKEDSALDLSVKTVRQTPDSTAPDPEKSYSISPVNAATVDKNPQNEAPRRTPNSTPVSSPYRPPNRDPSLAQYADISKLNPGISGTRATPPSHIPPHFSLNTPSSPHTSSSPLSRGSHFLPPSKRPGEPLYFDHFTKLQKLSHTPPNKSPTPSRHIPESHLPLHPRDKALYGAPKEDPNRGLHLLVAATLNTEHDGRYGHEIGYERKHSTERKDTNNDLRDLSLEIRERRESSIDLKESERRALSLERRDSMMDRREPSLERRDSSLERRDLGIERRNSSMDRGDPSHERRDLSLEKRDLDSKYLYPKHPDVKLSLDQYRAWVPTSEHSKSDSLSIDRPKYIPGQHSVPTSVPTTLPQQGSRVSPAQAPHPYSSYGRPPDTRLPQIHYSQAGHPTSSAHHQVNAAQPSHPKIHQPYLQTPTTRALQVPATSSSSHSLEPPHASVVSQSHHYPYPSSHSYSQSVAAQYHQHQQQKQQRSASQYPPFSLPQNSKSGSASAIPNPHLTPQQAAQQAYAYSHQQQRSETPHATYSSKRQNQISPHPSVSPHPSMSPHPSASPHPSASPHPAASPHSTVSPHASHQRRIPSQYSPHHSQRPPSVSVSQHSHNYPGTLPPSPYSGPQSHSAHTTPPSSRPSSATPQLPHTPQALSSHPPQSSSRQSAHPTPVYPAPPHHSHPAPPPPTPSADNQGKQGHSSLELHHPQPRQSQLHPPPPPHHSHSHQPSQPYAPHHASQPYPPPPHHSHPYPPGHYPSQPYPPPPQPYPLSSHPSQPYPPPPPSQHHTSAPHSSQTHPSPHHSSNVHPAQSQSSQSHPPLHHTSYPHPSQPYPPQPHPSQASLPPPSNSHPSHPHSSQPPTPTQPPRPPSSTQSHQPTSQSRPPSSQTAQSPASQSTSPASQSAAHSSQSAPPPTSQAPPTSSQDLPPRPPSSKAASPSHSRPSSTHPPTSSTQPPSAAHPTPSHQNQQSSSEPPPPSQSNPPSSAAQSHPSASQSNAPQSQHAPEVQPSTQHPPPPTSLTMPSHPPASQPPPPTSAQSHPPASQSHPSTMPSHPPSAQHPPPPSQHAPPSAQHPPPAQHPHPSTQHPTPAQHPRPPTQHPTPAQHPRPPTQHPTPAQHPHPPTQHPTAAQHPPSSVQHPPSTHPPPPAQHPPPPAQHPPPPIHHPSHPPAQHPPPSMQHSTHAAPHHPSSAQHPPPPAQHHPSQAHPPPPAQHHPPSHHHPPSTHHPPTSQHHSLSSSHHPAPPAQHSAPSAQHHHHHHHSSQPAPPPTQSHPHAAQPHPPPSAHPPPPQHHHHPSHPHPSSSQMHSLSSKAHHPPTQPHSNIPPLQTHPPTHPPTHIQHPTTHPIPPSTQSHPSQPYPHYASQPYYSHPHPQAYPPQGHPHSHTSQSHPPVPHQSSQPHPSYPHHPPGQPPQSSSHSSHAPPRSHPSQGHLPPHPHPSHMHVRHPHSHMPHAGMYPPHPSHPVVSQHNSQPHGSHPRLPHPSQPHAQAYPPHPQQPHYQPPQLPHPAIKTEGAGSGPRYPVYPYPSHHISQGHDIGSARGPGLISPPQTSAASAKARPPQDIDPSRIRTKGEQKSFDPRNAESGKLKMNTEPWPNYPPGAHNTSQPQQTGDQIPYNSSRPVNQPHISNSQEGPKVAAVFEFKEEDAHKTDQIQGGNKMLEPGKAALADKLHKKLNRAESTELLVVKKETVTESPVPKKEEVPEEKDEWASGFDKLLEDLASNPEGVTSKKSKTLGARYLQKVQIQHAIDNDLIAPPPAAILEEEDESEPEAPVKFRGKFKSIKDKKVERVILTYASHSDESAIDMIPDEDASDFEEELKREIRSKDKKRGHLKKPRGDSSSGSESGRKDSDRRKSGGRGKNKENKPNNKQDSDYSVSSSSESDSSSSLSSDDSDSDDSESEELVRPRRKGKQDSDSDVGRKKPKRRGRKWDSDSSDSEEEIIPRRRTRRRRKSSSDEDSYKPVQRNRKRKKKQDSSDSEEVSLKTRRGKKKNKSESEEEEFVSTRRGRKKGRVPNRKKKNRQREDSDDDSEDEKALPRKTRGMKKKQQETKNRKRRKESTSVSSSSDSDEENDNKTKKEVDQRKKGNIKKGRKILEDSSEDSELPAKNKNHKKSSLIVDSDDSDEDSKKETKEPEEKIDDKVDEEPKAECSVKAGTENETKEGEIQAEEDTVDLXDIESNLEADSVIEKLNKMRNEELNREDVLEMKAWFGEVNNDIKKQLCNLQEMGFRNNWKKPQFGVGDDFLHGWQTDVKKFKEHTARLPKKLCLSVKHQETSSSKGASRKGRDSGKDSPSRQGSSSPAKNTRSKSGIIKTSMAVAEDDKLKVASRPEISSVMQRFFEKVLADSDVMSKSSLASKKFNLGPFPAYGAQRVPTGLTPTPSVAPSMLASDDSDLDSLASIRTDLPASDSVPVSKRSIASSLLKKIGRKYNDKKLNTLCLGKPRSILEATNKPQLLPTPGMPTTEKELENMEPNEMKIATFFRKETVSNYRDNFEVVVTKNGINEFTQILYQSRTRTKTKQIQDAATVRSVFGADIPPHLLKKAELKKAKKTLLKKGGKKDEGKAKEESSPVPVSRASTPGGSMQAAGDEDDDSELRSERSESVLGESSAPSVTKKARRKFRKFRSGFDYIRKKKKVKADDEATPSRKRLPVRKHVNWPEESRDVAAEVRSWVVNKGLGETVLHKAARLQYHDVVVYCAESPDFDINVRDNAGYTPLHEACNRGHLDIAQVLCSHGAHVNAPGYKGMRPLHEAVENGHAELARLLLAYGADPMLTTYAGQTCFDLCADIQCTQLLEGFLADLKGHDGEMWHFAGPTRLSDPEEQGCDIFGMIPATSCNKTSSEDNVESSQDTDLKATSDSVTSKNISVDEADNGQKSENKRADKEEASSLDGKCIQSVSDKELSVSGGEIVKLKSNVKEEPKSVEVKLESDTSMTTELSSEKKVLSSEEVIKEDKEEISEQKEDSDMEDGWNMQVVFELCESPLLDTYEVEGQPHKYLLLMELVKHLEVTQEQLIIAAKTIETLELSPEEFEKRVHCCIVGSCSRALVDDCSSVVLVKITPSLEKLLGIETVKL from the exons ATGGACTCTTTCTTGGGCAACACGCGGCCGTTCTTCCAAGGGCTGCCAGCGTCCACCAGAGGGTATGATGGATCCACTCTCAAGGACCAGACTCaagccccgcccacgcccactccccctgcTACGCCTACACTTCTACCTGCCCATGTGCACAACCCCTACCCCGTAGGACTGACGAGCTCAGCGCCAGCCACGAGCTTGCCCGGCTCGCTGACCCCAAGTCGACCAATAACGCCTGCCACGCCCTCGCACAAGCCTCATGACCACGCTCCGCCTGCGCCATCCCACAGCGTGACATCCTTCTTGCACCCGCCTAGCAAGACTCCAGCATCCGAGGCGCGTTACCTTGCCCAGCTGGAGCACTTACGTCAGCAAACGTCAGCAGTGGCCAGACCCACTGATCCACTTCACGATGCCCGAGCATTCAGTCGGTCATACAGCACCCAGCCTGGTCTTACAATCGAGCACCCATTGCCTACTAGATCCTTCAGCTCCCAGGCAGCACTGTCCTCTGCAAGCAGAGGCATTTCTCGCTCGTACAGTACACAAGCTCCACCTTCGTTAGAAATACGGCCAACCAGACCTTACAGCTCGCATTCTGCTGTTGGAGGGGATTCTAGAATTCCTGCTGGACCCTACGGTACGCCTTCAACACCTAACAGTGACTTAAGGGCCTACCAGTATTCCTTTAGCACACCAGCCATTACCGCAGACCCTCGTGTGCATGTTGAGTCTAGATTTCTTGAAAGACCAGAGTCTAGGTCATTAGATTCAAGGTCATTGGAAGCACGGTCTGACCCACGGGGAGCCACAAGACCTGAACAGTGGGGTCCAAGTTATAGAGCTGATGCAAAATCTTTGGACAGACTGGCACCATCCGTCCACATTGCTGCTCCTTCTGCCAGTGTGAACGGTTCCAAGGACGCTCTTTATCTGGGCAAAAAACCTGATGATATTGGAAGTGTTAGACGACCAGATGAGTCATATGTAAGAAGAAGTAGTGAATTATTGCAGGTTAACGGATCACGTGACCCACTCTATCCCAATGGGTCTCAGAGTGCATATTCATCAGAAACACAAAGAGACCCATCTTCTGAAAGACCAAAAGACAGCCGGCCCAAAGAAGATTCTGCTTTGGACCTCTCCGTCAAAACTGTAAGGCAAACGCCAGACTCTACTGCTCCAGATCCTGAGAAAAGCTACAGTATATCTCCTGTAAATGCTGCAACAGTAGACAAGAATCCTCAGAATGAAGCTCCAAGGCGAACTCCAAATTCCACTCCAGTTTCATCTCCTTACAGGCCTCCAAACAGAGATCCATCCTTAGCACAGTATGCTGATATATCAAAACTTAATCCTGGAATATCAGGAACAAGAGCAACGCCACCCAGTCATATACCACCACACTTTAGTTTAAATACTCCTTCAAGTCCACATACTTCATCGAGTCCTTTATCTCGTGGGTCTCATTTTCTGCCTCCCTCTAAGCGACCAGGGGAACCTCTGTACTTTGACCATTTTACAAAGTTGCAGAAATTAAGTCACACCCCTCCAAACAAATCGCCTACACCATCCCGGCACATACCTGAAAGTCATTTGCCCCTTCACCCAAGAGACAAGGCCCTTTATGGTGCCCCCAAAGAAGATCCAAATCGTGGTTTGCATCTTCTTGTAGCTGCCACACTTAACACAGAACATGATGGGAGATATGGCCATGAGATTGGTTATGAGAGAAAGCACAGTACAGAGAGGAAGGACACAAATAATGACCTGAGGGATTTAAGCcttgaaataagagaaaggagagagtcaTCTATAGActtaaaagaaagtgaaagaagagcaTTGAGCCTTGAGAGAAGAGACTCAATGATGGATAGAAGAGAGCCGAGTCTTGAACGAAGAGATTCAAGTTTAGAAAGGAGAGATTTGGGCATTGAGAGAAGAAATTCCAGCATGGACAGAGGAGATCCAAGTCATGAAAGAAGAGATTTAAGCTTAGAGAAAAGAGATCTTGATTCTAAGTACCTGTATCCCAAACATCCAGATGTCAAACTATCCTTAGACCAATACAGAGCGTGGGTGCCAACCTCAGAACACTCAAAATCTGATAGTTTGTCTATTGACCGGCCAAAGTATATTCCAGGGCAACACTCTGTACCAACTTCCGTCCCCACAACCTTACCTCAGCAAGGTTCTAGAGTCTCTCCAGCTCAAGCTCCTCATCCATATTCTTCCTATGGACGACCTCCTGATACAAGGCTACCTCAGATCCATTATTCCCAAGCAGGACACCCCACCTCTTCTGCACACCACCAGGTTAATGCAGCTCAGCCATCCCATCCAAAAATACATCAGCCATACTTGCAGACACCAACCACAAGAGCACTGCAGGTCCCTGCAACTTCCAGCAGCAGTCATTCACTGGAACCACCACATGCGTCTGTGGTTTCTCAGtctcatcattatccatatccaAGCAGTCACAGTTATTCTCAGAGTGTTGCTGCGCAATACCACCAAcaccagcagcagaagcagcaacgTTCAGCTTCGCAGTATCCACCATTCAGTTTGCCACAGAATTCTAAATCAGGATCAGCATCTGCTATCCCAAACCCACATCTAACACCTCAGCAGGCTGCCCAACAAGCATATGCCTATTCTCACCAACAACAACGTAGTGAAACACCTCATGCAACTTATTCTAGCAAGAGACAGAATCAAATATCTCCACACCCTTCAGTTTCTCCTCACCCATCCATGTCTCCCCATCCGTCTGCTTCCCCACATCCCTCAGCATCTCCCCATCCTGCTGCTTCTCCCCACTCAACTGTGTCCCCCCATGCTTCCCACCAGAGGCGAATTCCCTCACAATATTCTCCACATCACTCACAGCGCCCACCTTCTGTCTCTGTGAGTCAACATTCACATAATTATCCAGGAACTCTACCTCCTAGTCCTTATTCAGGTCCTCAGAGTCATTCGGCTCACACCACACCGCCTTCATCTCGGCCATCCTCAGCTACACCCCAGCTGCCACACacacctcaagctctctcatctcatcctcctcaGTCTTCTTCCAGACAGTCAGCCCATCCAACCCCTGTGTATCCAGCACCACCACATCATTCCCACCCTGCCCCACCTCCCCCAACTCCATCAGCTGACAACCAGGGAAAACAGGGTCATTCCTCCCTAGAGCTCCATCATCCTCAGCCTCGGCAGTCACAActgcaccctcctcctccaccccatcaTTCTCATTCCCATCAGCCATCCCAACCATATGCTCCCCACCATGCTTCACAGCCATATCCACCACCACCCCATCATTCTCATCCATATCCTCCTGGACACTACCCATCCcaaccatatcctcctcctcctcagccttatCCCTTGTCATCTCATCCATCTCAGCCttatcctccaccaccaccatctcagCATCATACATCAGCACCTCATTCCTCTCAGacccatccttcccctcatcaTTCATCAAATGTTCATCCTGCCCAATCTCAGTCCTCCCAGTCGCATCCTCCTCTACACCATACATCTTACCCACACCCATCTCAGCCTTATCCACCCCAACCCCATCCATCACAggcatcccttcctcctcctagtaattcccatccctcccacccacacTCCAGCCAACCTCCCACCCCCACAcagcctcctcgtcctccatcttCAACCCAGTCTCATCAGCCTACTTCCCagtctcgtcctccttcctcacaAACTGCTCAAAGTCCTGCATCACAGTCTACCTCTCCTGCATCTCAATCTGCTGCTCATTCATCACAGTCTGCCCCTCCCCCGACATCACAGGCTCCACCTACTTCATCACAAGATCTCccacctcgccctccttcctcaaaggctgcttctccttctcactctcgtcCTTCTTCAACCCATCCTCCCACTTCATCTACACAGCCTCCCTCTGCAGCACATCCTACTCCATCTCATCAGAATCAGCAGTCTTCGTCGgagcctccacctccttcgcAGTCAAACCCCCCTTCCTCTGCTGCCCAGTCTCACCCTAGTGCAAGCCAGTCAAATGCTCCCCAGTCACAGCATGCTCCAGAAGTGCAGCCATCCACACAGCAtccacctcctccaacctccctgaCAATGCCTTCACATCCTCCAgcttctcagcctcctcctcctacttcagcACAATCTCATCCACCAGCATCTCAGTCCCATCCTTCTACAATGCCATCTCATCCTCCCTCAGCACAgcatcctcctcccccatcacaaCATGCTCCTCCTTCAGCACAGCACCCTCCTCCAGCACAACATCCTCACCCATCAACACAGCACCCTACTCCAGCACAGCATCCACGTCCACCAACACAACACCCTACTCCAGCACAGCATCCACGTCCACCAACACAACACCCTACTCCAGCACAGCATCCACATCCACCAACACAACACCCTACTGCAGCACAGCATCCTCCCTCTTCAGTTCAGCATCCTCCATcaacacatcctcctcctccagcacaaCATCCACCTCCACCAGCACAGCATCCTCCTCCACCAATCCATCATCCTTCACATCCTCCAGCACAGCATCCTCCTCCATCAATGCAGCACTCTACTCATGCAGCACCACATCATCCTTCCTCAGCACAACATCCACCTCCACCAGCACAACATCATCCTTCACAagcacatcctcctcctccagcacagCACCATCCTCCGTCACATCATCATCCTCCATCGACACACCATCCACCTACATCACAGCATCATTCGCTCTCGTCATCACATCATCCTGCTCCCCCAGCTCAGCACTCTGCTCCCTCagcacaacatcatcatcatcatcaccactcctCACAACCAGCTCCTCCTCCCACACAATCTCATCCACATGCAGCACAACCTCATCCACCACCTTCagcacatcctcctcctccacagcatcatcatcatccatcccaTCCGCACCCTTCATCATCTCAGATGCATTCCCTCTCAAGTAAAGCTCATCATCCTCCAACGCAACCACATTCTAACATTCCACCCTTACAAACTCATCCTCCAACTCACCCTCCAACCCATATCCAGCATCCAACAAcccaccctatccctccttcAACTCAGTCACATCCTTCCCAACCATATCCTCATTATGCATCACAACCCTACTactcccatcctcaccctcagGCCTATCCCCCTCAGggccacccacactcacatacttCACAAAGTCATCCTCCTGTACCACATCAGTCCTCCCAGCCCCATCCATcctatcctcatcatcctcctggTCAGCCCCCTCAGTCCTCAAGTCATTCTTCTCATGCTCCTCCTCGGAGCCACCCTTCCCAGGGccacctacccccccacccacacccatcacATATGCATGTTCGCCACCCTCATTCCCACATGCCACATGCAGGTATGtatcctccccacccatcccaccCTGTGGTTAGTCAGCATAACTCCCAGCCTCATGGATCTCACCCTCgacttccccatccttctcagCCTCATGCTCAGGCTTATCCCCCACACCCTCAGCAACCTCATTACCAGCCACCACAGCTTCCTCATCCAGCTATAAAGACTGAAGGAGCTGGCAGTGGGCCACGCTACCCAGTATATCCCTATCCTTCTCACCACATAAGCCAGGGTCATGATATAGGGTCAGCTAGAGGCCCAGGACTTATCAGTCCCCCACAGACATCAGCAGCATCTGCAAAAGCAAGGCCACCTCAAGATATTGACCCTTCACGGATACGTACAAAGGGGGAACAAAAATCTTTTGATCCTAGAAATGCTGAGAGTGGTAAGTTGAAAATGAACACAGAGCCATGGCCAAATTATCCACCTGGTGCGCACAACACTTCACAGCCACAGCAAACCGGTGACCAAATACCTTACAATAGCTCAAGGCCTGTGAATCAACCACACATTTCAAATAGCCAAGAAGGACCAAAGGTGGCTGCAGTATTTGAATTTAAGGAGGAGGATGCTCACAAGACAGATCAAATTCAGGGAGGAAACAAGATGTTGGAACCAGGCAAGGCTGCTTTGGCAGACAAACTTCACAAGAAACTAAACAGAGCTGAAAGCACTGAGTTATTGGTTGTGAAGAAAGAAACTGTAACAGAATCTCCTGTACCAAAGAAAGAAGAGGTTCCTGAGGAGAAGGATGAATGGGCTTCTGGGTTTGACAAGCTATTAGAAGACTTAGCATCAAATCCTGAAGGTGTTACAAGCAAGAAGAGTAAAACACTTGGAGCACGTTACTTGCAAAAGGTGCAGATCCAGCATGCTATAGATAATGATCTGATTGCACCTCCACCTGCTGCCATTctagaggaagaagatgaaagcgAACCTGAGGCTCCTGTAAAGTTCCGTGGCAAGTTCAAAAGTATTAAAGATAAGAAAGTAGAACGTGTGATTCTCACGTATGCCTCGCATTCTGATGAAAGTGCCATTGACATGATTCCAGATGAAGATGCCAGTGATTTTGAAGAAGAATTGAAACGTGAGATAAGATCAAAGGACAAAAAGCGGGGTCATTTGAAGAAGCCAAGAGGTGATTCAAGCAGTGGTAGTGAAAGTGGTAGGAAAGATAGTGACAGAAGAAAAAGTGGTGGACggggaaagaataaagagaataaacCAAATAATAAACAGGATTCTGATTATTCTGTAAGTAGTAGCAGTGAGAGTGATAGTAGCTCAAGCTTAAGTTCAGATGATTCTGATAGTGATGATTCCGAGTCAGAGGAGCTGGTTAGACCTCGACGAAAAGGAAAGCAGGATTCAGACAGTGATGTAGGAAGAAAGAAACCAAAGAGGCGAGGAAGGAAGTGGGACAGTGATAGTAGTGACTCTGAGGAAGAGATCATACCAAGGAGGAGAACAAGGCGTCGCAGAAAATCTTCAAGTGATGAGGATTCTTACAAACCAgtccagagaaacagaaagaggaaaaagaagcaagACTCCAGTGATTCAGAGGAAGTGTCCTtaaagacaagaagaggaaagaagaaaaataaatcggAATCAGAGGAAGAAGAATTTGTGTCAACGagaagaggtaggaagaaaggTCGTGTTcccaacaggaaaaagaaaaaccgtCAGAGAGAAGATTCTGATGATGACTCAGAGGATGAAAAAGCCTTGCCAAGAAAGAcgagaggaatgaagaagaaacagcaggaaacaaagaacagaaagagaagaaaagaatctaCTAGTGTAAGCTCATCTTCAGACTCGGATGAagagaatgataacaaaactaagaAAGAAGTGGATCAAAGAAAGAAGGGCAACATCAAAAAGGGTAGGAAGATTTTGGAGGACTCCAGTGAAGATTCAGAACTTCCTGCaaagaataaaaatcataaaaagagtAGTTTgattgttgatagtgatgattcaGATGAAGATTCAAAGAAGGAGACTAAAGAACCAGAGGAGAAAATAGATGATAAAGTTGATGAGGAGCCAAAAGCTGAGTGTAGTGTGAAGGCAGGtacagaaaatgaaacaaaggaaggagaaatacaAGCAGAAGAGGACACAGTAGATCTA TGAGATATTGAGTCAAATTTAGAAGCTGATTCGGTCATTGAAAAACTTAACAAAATGCGCAATGAAGAGTTAAACAGAGAAGATGTATTAGAAATGAAAGCATGGTTTGGCGAGGTTAACAATGACATCAAGAAGCAACTTTGTAATCTTCAAGAAATGGGCTTTAGGAACAATTGGAAGAAACCACAGTTTGGAGTAGGCGATGATTTCTTGCATGGATGGCAGACAGACGTAAAGAAGTTTAAAGAACACACAGCCAGACTTCCCAAGAAGTTGTGCCTCTCTGTCAAGCACCAAGAAACCAGTTCATCCAAAGGAGCTTCTAGAAAAGGGCGTGACTCTGGAAAGGATTCTCCATCAAGACAAGGATCATCTTCCCCAGCTAAGAATACGAGAAGTAAATCTGGGATAATAAAGACAAGTATGGCAGTAGCAGAAGATGACAAACTTAAAGTAGCATCTAGACCAGAAATAAGTAGTGTAATGCAAAGATTCTTTGAAAAGGTTTTGGCTGATTCTGATGTAATGTCAAAAAGTAGTCTTGCCTCCAAGAAGTTTAATCTGGGACCATTTCCGGCATATGGAGCGCAGCGAGTCCCAACAGGGCTGACTCCAACACCTTCAGTTGCTCCCTCCATGTTAGCAAGTGATGATTCAGACCTAGATTCCCTTGCAAGCATCAGAACTGATCTGCCAGCATCTGATAGTGTACCAGTTTCAAAAAGATCCATTGCTAGTAGTCTGCTTAAGAAGATTGGGCGGAAATACAATGATAAGAAGCTCAATACTTTGTGCCTGGGTAAACCTCGAAGTATTCTTGAGGCTACAAACAAACCTCAGCTCCTGCCAACTCCTGGCATGCCTACAACAGAAAAGGAGCTCGAAAATATGGAACCAAATGAGATGAAAATTGCTACATTTTTCAGAAAAGAAACAGTTAGTAATTATAGGGATAACTTTGAGGTAGTGGTCACCAAGAATGGCATTAATGAATTCACACAAATACTCTATCAGTCTAGGACACGCACCAAGACCAAGCAAATTCAGGATGCTGCCACTGTTAGATCTGTCTTTGGTGCAGATATTCCTCCTCATCTGCTGAAGAAGGCAGAATTAAAGAAGGCCAAGAAAACATTattaaagaagggaggaaagaaggatgagggaaaggcAAAGGAGGAGAGTTCTCCAGTGCCTGTAAGCAGAGCTAGCACTCCAGGAGGCTCAATGCAGGCTGctggggatgaggatgatgattcaGAACTTCGCAGTGAACGTTCGGAGTCTGTCCTTGGAGAATCATCAGCTCCTAGTGTGACTAAGAAAGCACGGCGGAAATTCCGCAAGTTCAGAAGTGGTTTTGATTATATACGTAAAAAGAAGAAGGTCAAGGCTGATGATGAAGCAACACCATCTAGGAAGCGCTTG CCTGTTAGAAAGCATGTGAATTGGCCAGAAGAGAGTCGGGATGTTGCAGCTGAAGTTCGAAGCTGGGTTGTTAACAAAGGTCTTGGAGAAACTGTGTTGCACAAAGCTGCAAGGCTTCAGTATCAT GATGTGGTTGTGTACTGTGCAGAAAGTCCAGATTTTGACATTAATGTGCGGGATAATGCCGGATACACACCTCTTCATGAAGCTTGCAACCGAGGTCATTTGGATATTGCACAG GTTCTGTGCTCCCATGGTGCCCATGTCAATGCTCCGGGTTACAAAGGAATGCGGCCGTTACACGAAGCTGTTGAAAACGGCCATGCAGAACTGGCTCGCCTACTGCTTGCCTATGGTGCTGACCCAATGCTCACAACCTATGCAGGGCAGACCTGTTTTGATCTGTGTGCCGATATCCAGTGCACGCAGCTCCTTGAAGGTTTCCTTGCAGATCTCAAGGGTCATGATGGCGAAATGTGGCACTTTGCTGGTCCTACACGGCTTAGTG ATCCTGAGGAACAAGGATGTGACATATTTGGCATGATACCAGCAACTTCTTGCAATAAAACATCATCGGAAGACAATGTGGAGTCAAGCCAAGATACTGACTTGAAGGCAACATCAGATTCAGTCACCTCAAAGAACATTTCGGTGGATGAAGCAGATAATGGTCAGAAGTCGGAAAATAAAAGAGCAGACAAAGAAGAAGCATCGTCACTGGATGGAAAGTGTATACAAAGTGTGTCAGATAAAGAGCTTAGTGTTAGTGGTGGTGAGATAGTCAAACTGAAGAGCAATGTTAAGGAAGAGCCAAAATCTGTTGAAGTCAAATTAGAGAGTGACACCAGCATGACAACGGAACTGTCATCAGAAAAGAAGGTGTTGTCCAGTGAGGAAGTGAttaaagaggataaggaggaaattAGTGAACAGAAGGAAGATTCAGATATGGAAGATGGGTGGAACATGCAGGTTGTATTTGAATTATGTGAGTCACCCTTACTAGATACTTATGAGGTGGAGGGACAGCCACACAAGTATCTGTTGTTAATGGAACTTGTGAAGCACCTGGAAGTGACCCAAGAACAACTTATAATTGCGGCAAAGACAATTGAAACATTAGAACTGAGTCCAGAGGAGTTTGAGAAACGTGTGCACTGTTGCATAGTAGGGTCCTGCAGCCGTGCACTTGTTGATGACTGCTCCTCAGTGGTCCTTGTAAAGATTACACCTTCTCTAGAGAAATTATTGGGTATTGAAACTGTAAAACTTTAG